Proteins encoded by one window of Sediminicoccus rosea:
- the ureC gene encoding urease subunit alpha — protein MAKLSRHAYAGMYGPTVGDRVRLADTELFIEVERDLTTYGEEVKFGGGKVIRDGMGQSQATRAQGAADTVITNALILDHWGVVKADVALRDGRIHAIGKAGNPDTQPGVDIVIGPGTEIIAGEGKILTAGGIDTHIHFICPQQVEEALTAGVTTMFGGGTGPAHGTLATTCTPGPWHLARMIQATEGLPMNVGFLGKGNAARPEGLEEMIRAGAAGMKLHEDWGSTPAAIRNCLAVADRYDVQVAIHSDTLNEGGFVADTIAAFEGRTIHAFHVEGAGGGHAPDILKLLGEKNVLPSSTNPTMPYTVNTVDEHLDMLMVCHHLDPRIAEDVAFAESRIRRETIAAEDILHDLGAISMMSSDSQAMGRVGEVIIRTWQTAHKMKVQRGRLPGETGENDNLRARRYIAKYTINPAIAQGISAYVGSIEVGKLADLVLWSPAFFGVKPEMVLKCGMIATALMGDPNGSIPTPQPVHYRPMFGALGRAPQFTSVTFTSAAALDAGLDKSLGMTRPLLAVSNTRGGISKKSMVLNDATPVMEIDAETYEVRADGELLIGEPAQVLPMAQRYFLF, from the coding sequence ATGGCAAAGCTCTCGCGCCACGCCTATGCCGGCATGTATGGCCCGACCGTGGGCGACCGCGTGCGCCTCGCCGACACCGAGCTCTTCATCGAGGTGGAGCGCGACCTCACCACCTATGGCGAGGAGGTGAAGTTCGGCGGCGGCAAGGTGATCCGCGACGGCATGGGGCAATCCCAGGCCACGCGCGCGCAGGGCGCGGCCGACACCGTCATCACCAATGCGCTGATCCTCGACCATTGGGGCGTGGTGAAGGCCGATGTCGCCCTGCGCGATGGTCGCATCCATGCCATCGGCAAGGCCGGCAATCCCGACACGCAGCCCGGCGTGGACATCGTGATCGGCCCGGGCACCGAGATCATCGCGGGCGAGGGCAAGATCCTCACCGCCGGCGGCATCGACACGCATATCCACTTCATCTGCCCGCAGCAGGTCGAGGAGGCGCTGACGGCTGGCGTCACCACCATGTTCGGCGGCGGCACCGGCCCCGCGCATGGCACGCTCGCCACCACCTGCACGCCCGGTCCCTGGCACCTGGCCCGCATGATCCAGGCGACCGAGGGCCTGCCCATGAATGTCGGCTTCCTCGGCAAGGGCAACGCGGCCCGGCCCGAGGGGCTGGAGGAAATGATCCGCGCCGGCGCGGCGGGGATGAAGCTGCATGAGGATTGGGGCAGCACGCCGGCCGCCATCCGCAACTGCCTCGCCGTGGCCGACCGCTACGACGTGCAGGTGGCGATCCACTCGGACACGCTGAACGAGGGCGGCTTCGTCGCCGACACCATCGCCGCCTTCGAGGGCCGGACCATCCACGCCTTCCACGTCGAGGGCGCGGGCGGCGGCCATGCGCCGGACATCCTCAAGCTGCTGGGCGAGAAGAACGTGCTGCCCAGCAGCACCAACCCCACCATGCCCTATACGGTGAACACGGTGGACGAGCATCTCGACATGCTCATGGTCTGCCATCACCTCGATCCGCGCATCGCCGAGGACGTGGCCTTCGCGGAATCCCGCATCCGGCGCGAGACCATCGCGGCCGAGGACATCCTGCACGACCTCGGCGCCATCAGCATGATGTCGTCCGACAGCCAGGCCATGGGCCGTGTCGGCGAGGTGATCATCCGCACCTGGCAGACCGCGCACAAGATGAAGGTCCAGCGCGGCCGCCTGCCGGGCGAGACCGGCGAGAACGACAATCTCCGCGCGCGGCGCTACATCGCGAAGTACACGATCAACCCCGCCATCGCGCAGGGCATCTCGGCCTATGTGGGCAGCATCGAGGTGGGCAAGCTCGCGGACCTCGTGCTGTGGAGCCCGGCCTTCTTCGGTGTGAAGCCGGAGATGGTGCTGAAATGCGGCATGATCGCCACGGCGCTGATGGGCGACCCCAACGGCTCCATCCCCACGCCGCAGCCGGTGCATTACCGCCCCATGTTCGGCGCCCTCGGCCGCGCCCCGCAATTCACCAGCGTGACCTTCACCTCGGCCGCGGCCCTCGATGCCGGGCTCGACAAGTCCCTCGGCATGACGCGCCCGTTGCTGGCGGTGAGCAACACGCGCGGCGGCATCTCGAAGAAGAGCATGGTGCTGAACGACGCGACGCCGGTGATGGAGATCGACGCCGAGACCTACGAGGTGCGGGCCGATGGCGAATTGCTGATCGGCGAGCCCGCGCAGGTGCTGCCCATGGCGCAGCGCTATTTCCTGTTCTGA
- a CDS encoding urease subunit beta produces the protein MIPGEILCPEGEIELNAGQPVTEIEVANTGDRPIQVGSHYHFSETNPSLTFDRAAARGQRLDIAAGTAVRFEPGQSRMVRLVPLRGGRVVHGFRGDVEGKL, from the coding sequence ATGATCCCAGGTGAAATCCTCTGCCCCGAGGGCGAGATCGAGCTGAACGCCGGCCAGCCCGTGACCGAGATCGAGGTGGCCAACACGGGCGACCGGCCGATCCAGGTCGGCAGCCATTACCACTTCTCCGAGACCAACCCGTCGCTGACCTTCGACCGGGCGGCCGCACGCGGGCAGCGGCTCGACATCGCGGCCGGCACGGCGGTGCGGTTCGAGCCGGGGCAATCGCGCATGGTGCGCCTCGTGCCGTTGCGCGGCGGGCGCGTGGTGCATGGCTTCCGCGGCGATGTGGAAGGGAAGCTGTAG
- a CDS encoding urease subunit gamma codes for MQLTPREKDKLLIAMAAQVARRRLERGVKLNHPEAIALITDFVVEGARDGRSVAELMAAGGEVITRAQVMEGVAEMIHDIQVEATFPDGTKLVTVHNPIR; via the coding sequence ATGCAACTGACCCCCCGCGAAAAAGACAAGCTGCTCATCGCCATGGCCGCCCAGGTGGCGCGCCGCAGGCTGGAGCGCGGCGTCAAGCTCAACCACCCCGAGGCCATCGCGCTGATCACCGATTTCGTCGTCGAGGGCGCGCGGGACGGCCGCTCCGTCGCCGAGCTCATGGCCGCGGGCGGCGAGGTCATCACCCGCGCCCAGGTGATGGAAGGGGTGGCCGAGATGATCCACGACATCCAGGTGGAAGCCACCTTCCCCGACGGCACCAAGCTCGTCACCGTCCACAACCCGATCCGTTAG
- a CDS encoding NHL repeat-containing protein — protein MELFVTLGAQRYRIQRPWGAVPDGAGRVSDVAVDAQGRIYVLLRADPYVDPAIPTVIVLDPDGRRLDAWGESVADGHMLCVAPDGSVHVVDRDAHEIIRFDAEGERLGALGSRHGPGAPFNSPCDICFAPDGTAFVGDGYAASRIHRFRPDGTPEGGWGEPGRGPGQFCTPHAVWMNGFGEVAVADRDNSRVQIFTAQGEFLREITDVHKPMDIGADAEGNWWVTDQVPRLSVFSRNGALVGRARAVLNGAHGIALHPDGSVLLAEINPSRLTRLQPA, from the coding sequence ATGGAACTCTTCGTGACGCTCGGCGCGCAGCGCTATCGCATCCAACGCCCCTGGGGCGCCGTGCCGGATGGCGCGGGGCGTGTCAGCGACGTGGCGGTGGACGCGCAGGGGCGCATCTACGTGCTGCTCCGCGCCGACCCCTATGTGGACCCGGCAATCCCCACCGTCATCGTGCTCGACCCCGATGGCCGGCGGCTGGATGCCTGGGGCGAATCGGTCGCCGATGGCCACATGCTCTGCGTCGCGCCGGATGGCAGCGTGCATGTCGTGGATCGCGACGCGCATGAGATCATCCGCTTCGATGCGGAGGGCGAACGGCTCGGCGCGCTGGGCTCGCGGCACGGGCCGGGCGCGCCCTTCAACAGCCCCTGCGACATCTGCTTCGCGCCCGACGGCACGGCCTTCGTGGGCGATGGCTATGCCGCCTCGCGCATCCACCGCTTCCGCCCCGATGGCACGCCCGAGGGCGGCTGGGGCGAGCCCGGGCGCGGCCCTGGCCAATTCTGCACGCCGCACGCCGTCTGGATGAACGGCTTCGGCGAGGTGGCGGTGGCGGATCGCGACAACAGCCGCGTGCAGATCTTCACCGCCCAGGGCGAATTCCTGCGCGAGATCACCGACGTGCACAAACCCATGGATATCGGCGCGGATGCCGAGGGGAACTGGTGGGTGACGGACCAGGTGCCGCGCCTCTCGGTCTTCTCGCGCAACGGTGCCCTGGTGGGCCGCGCGCGGGCGGTGCTGAACGGCGCGCATGGCATCGCACTGCACCCGGATGGCAGCGTGCTGCTGGCCGAGATCAACCCCTCGCGCCTCACCCGCCTGCAGCCGGCCTGA
- a CDS encoding urease accessory protein UreD codes for MIRHQRAIGAASLEVAAHGLARLAQASPLRILFPTPEPGAALEAAFVNVAGGLAGGDSITAGITLQAGARAQVTTPAAEKVYRSLGDTSRIATRIEVAEGAVLEFLPQEAILFDGARLTRGMEARVAPGGTLLVAEALVLGRIARGEVWRQGALHDRWRLHQGERLVWADAMRLDATQRDAPFGLDGADSLGMILLMAEDAAAHRELARELTAGAASLVRPGLLLLRFLGTAGAVRGAMAAAIPALRAAALGLPPVLPRLWTC; via the coding sequence ATGATTCGACATCAACGCGCCATCGGCGCCGCATCGCTGGAAGTGGCGGCGCATGGCCTTGCCCGCCTTGCCCAGGCCTCGCCGCTGCGCATCCTCTTCCCGACGCCGGAGCCGGGGGCGGCGCTGGAGGCCGCTTTCGTGAATGTGGCCGGCGGGCTGGCGGGGGGCGATTCCATCACCGCCGGCATCACGCTCCAGGCGGGGGCGCGCGCCCAGGTCACGACCCCCGCGGCCGAAAAGGTCTATCGCAGCCTGGGCGACACGTCCCGCATCGCCACGCGGATCGAGGTGGCGGAGGGGGCCGTGCTGGAATTCCTGCCGCAGGAGGCGATCCTCTTCGACGGCGCGCGGCTCACGCGCGGCATGGAGGCGCGGGTGGCGCCGGGCGGCACGCTGCTGGTAGCGGAGGCATTGGTGCTGGGCCGCATCGCGCGCGGCGAGGTGTGGCGGCAGGGCGCCCTGCACGACCGCTGGCGCCTGCACCAGGGCGAGCGGCTGGTCTGGGCCGACGCCATGCGCCTGGACGCCACGCAGCGCGATGCGCCCTTCGGCCTGGATGGCGCGGATTCCCTCGGCATGATCCTGCTGATGGCCGAGGACGCCGCCGCGCATCGCGAATTGGCGCGAGAACTGACGGCGGGCGCGGCCTCACTGGTGCGGCCGGGGCTCCTGCTGCTGCGCTTCCTTGGCACGGCGGGGGCGGTGCGCGGGGCGATGGCGGCGGCCATCCCCGCCTTGCGCGCGGCGGCACTCGGCCTGCCGCCCGTCCTTCCAAGACTGTGGACGTGCTGA
- the trxB gene encoding thioredoxin-disulfide reductase, with the protein MPATTPTRLLIIGAGPAGYTAAIYAARAGLKPVLVAGMQPGGQLTITTEVENYPGFAEAVQGPWLMEQMRAQAEHVGTELKYDLVTSVDLSRRPFRAECDSGEVYLAESIIIATGAQARWLGIPGEQALSGFGVSACATCDGFFFRGKDVAVIGGGNSAVEEALYLANLARHVTLIHRRDSLRAERILQQRLFAKENVTILWDMVTEEMLGTEGARPVARGLALRHARTGERRELPVDGIFVAIGHDPATSLFRGQLAMDEGGYLMVTPGGTRTSVEGVFAAGDVADKVYRQAVTAAGTGCMAALDAEKFLAAHEAAHDKAAA; encoded by the coding sequence GTGCCCGCCACCACCCCCACCCGCCTCCTGATCATCGGCGCCGGCCCGGCCGGCTATACCGCCGCGATCTATGCGGCCCGCGCCGGCCTCAAGCCCGTGCTGGTCGCCGGCATGCAGCCGGGCGGCCAGCTCACCATCACGACCGAGGTCGAGAACTACCCGGGCTTCGCCGAGGCCGTGCAGGGCCCCTGGCTGATGGAGCAGATGCGCGCCCAGGCCGAACATGTCGGCACCGAGCTGAAATACGACCTCGTCACCAGCGTGGACCTCTCCCGCCGCCCCTTCCGCGCGGAATGCGACAGCGGCGAGGTCTACCTGGCCGAATCCATCATCATCGCCACCGGCGCCCAGGCGCGCTGGCTCGGCATCCCCGGCGAGCAGGCGCTCTCGGGCTTCGGCGTCTCGGCCTGCGCGACCTGCGACGGCTTCTTCTTCCGCGGCAAGGACGTGGCCGTCATCGGCGGCGGCAATTCGGCGGTGGAGGAAGCGCTCTACCTCGCCAACCTCGCGCGCCACGTCACCCTCATCCACCGCCGCGACAGCCTGCGCGCCGAGCGCATCCTGCAGCAGCGCCTCTTCGCCAAGGAGAACGTCACCATCCTGTGGGACATGGTGACCGAGGAGATGCTGGGCACGGAGGGCGCCCGCCCCGTCGCCCGCGGCCTGGCACTCCGCCACGCCCGCACCGGCGAGCGGCGCGAACTCCCGGTGGACGGCATCTTCGTGGCGATCGGCCATGACCCGGCGACGAGCCTCTTCCGCGGCCAGCTCGCCATGGATGAAGGAGGCTATCTGATGGTGACACCAGGCGGCACCCGCACAAGCGTGGAGGGCGTCTTCGCGGCGGGCGACGTGGCGGACAAGGTCTATCGCCAGGCCGTGACCGCCGCCGGCACCGGCTGCATGGCGGCGCTCGACGCCGAGAAATTCCTCGCCGCTCACGAAGCGGCACATGACAAGGCCGCTGCGTGA
- a CDS encoding TRAP transporter substrate-binding protein: MHRRTLLGGAAACLLAAPTVVRAQAPITLNGAVQFNDDHVFNRTLLRFEELVKQYAGRPVNFVLHRNSSLGLEKQYFEYMSAGRAVDYGIVSPAHMSTFSRAAPFIDAPFLFRDLAHWNQVMDQDLLAPVAQEVERRARVMLIGYAGGGVRNIFANKPVSNMAEMRGLRVRVQGAPIWNRTFQAAGMAPQVIAYNEVYNAIQNNVLEAGENEAAGVLAMRFFEVAPNLAMTQHAITVRPICFSAQTFARLPREVQEAVRRAGREAGVFGRQTESTEDGQTLARLEGEGRLRRIPFTDRAAMLAAVAPVMATYAREIEAENIFARINALNS; encoded by the coding sequence ATGCATCGCAGAACGCTTCTGGGCGGCGCTGCCGCCTGCCTGCTCGCCGCGCCCACCGTCGTGCGGGCGCAAGCGCCCATCACGCTGAACGGCGCCGTGCAGTTCAATGACGATCACGTCTTCAACCGCACGCTCCTGCGCTTCGAGGAGCTGGTGAAGCAATACGCCGGCCGGCCGGTGAACTTCGTCCTGCACCGCAACAGCAGCCTCGGCCTCGAGAAGCAGTATTTCGAATACATGTCGGCCGGGCGCGCGGTGGATTACGGCATCGTCTCGCCCGCGCACATGTCCACCTTCAGCCGGGCCGCGCCCTTCATCGACGCGCCCTTCCTCTTCCGTGACCTGGCGCATTGGAACCAGGTCATGGACCAGGACCTGCTGGCCCCCGTGGCCCAGGAAGTCGAGCGGCGCGCGCGCGTCATGCTCATCGGCTATGCCGGGGGCGGCGTCCGCAACATCTTCGCGAACAAGCCGGTCTCGAACATGGCGGAGATGCGTGGCCTGCGCGTGCGCGTGCAGGGTGCGCCGATCTGGAACCGCACCTTCCAGGCGGCCGGCATGGCGCCGCAGGTCATCGCCTATAACGAGGTCTACAACGCCATCCAGAACAACGTGCTCGAGGCGGGCGAGAACGAGGCCGCGGGCGTGCTGGCCATGCGCTTCTTCGAGGTGGCGCCCAACCTCGCCATGACGCAGCACGCGATCACGGTGCGCCCCATCTGCTTCTCGGCGCAGACCTTCGCGCGCCTGCCGCGCGAGGTGCAGGAGGCGGTGCGCCGCGCCGGGCGCGAGGCCGGCGTCTTCGGCCGCCAGACGGAGAGCACGGAGGACGGGCAGACCCTGGCCCGGCTGGAAGGCGAGGGGCGCCTCCGCCGCATCCCCTTCACCGACCGCGCGGCCATGCTGGCGGCCGTGGCCCCGGTGATGGCGACCTATGCGCGGGAGATCGAGGCGGAGAACATCTTCGCCCGCATCAACGCGCTGAACAGCTGA
- a CDS encoding LysR family transcriptional regulator: MPLDWDKLRVFHAVAEAGSFTHAGETLALSQSAVSRQIQALEDALSVPLFHRHARGLILTESGETLNRTVREVFAKLAMTEALLTEGRERPAGRLKITTTTGFGGSWLAPRLHRFLEMYPEINVSVILDDADLDLAMREADVAIRMHPPRQPDLIQRHVASFGWRIVGSPDYLKRHGIPQRPEDLDAHKLIVWGDYRPPVEDINWLAEIGRKPGQARRGTLEVNSLTGMLRAVQSGMGLAAMPDYMGPELEGLLTVLPELKAPKINAYFVYPEEMRASKRVSVFRDFLVAELAGASS; encoded by the coding sequence ATGCCGCTCGACTGGGACAAGCTGCGCGTCTTCCACGCCGTGGCCGAAGCCGGCTCCTTCACCCATGCGGGCGAGACGCTGGCGCTGAGCCAATCGGCCGTCTCGCGCCAGATCCAGGCGCTGGAGGACGCCCTCTCCGTGCCGCTCTTCCACCGCCATGCGCGCGGCCTGATCCTCACGGAGTCGGGGGAGACGCTGAACCGCACCGTGCGCGAGGTCTTCGCCAAGCTCGCCATGACCGAGGCGCTGCTGACCGAGGGCCGCGAACGCCCGGCCGGGCGGCTGAAGATCACCACCACCACGGGCTTCGGCGGCTCCTGGCTCGCACCCCGCCTGCACCGCTTCCTGGAGATGTATCCGGAGATCAACGTCTCCGTGATCCTGGACGATGCCGATCTCGACCTCGCGATGCGCGAGGCGGATGTCGCCATCCGCATGCACCCGCCCCGCCAGCCGGACCTGATCCAGCGCCATGTGGCGAGCTTCGGCTGGCGCATCGTGGGCAGCCCGGACTACCTGAAGCGCCACGGCATCCCGCAGCGCCCGGAGGATCTGGACGCGCACAAGCTGATCGTCTGGGGCGACTACCGGCCGCCGGTGGAGGACATCAACTGGCTGGCCGAGATCGGCCGCAAGCCGGGCCAGGCGCGGCGCGGCACGCTGGAGGTGAACAGCCTGACCGGCATGCTGCGCGCCGTGCAGTCGGGCATGGGCCTCGCCGCCATGCCGGACTACATGGGCCCAGAGCTGGAGGGCCTGCTGACCGTGCTGCCCGAGCTGAAGGCGCCCAAGATCAACGCCTATTTCGTCTATCCGGAGGAGATGCGCGCCTCGAAGCGCGTCTCCGTCTTCCGCGATTTCCTCGTGGCGGAGCTGGCGGGCGCCAGCAGCTGA
- a CDS encoding MAPEG family protein encodes MASALLAAVAVFSLAAILGGASSGFGSSLESRLEVLAACLLAPAATLLFCIARLAKHRFFTPEDINGSALTEGSMRARLLQALLQNTLEQSALALPVYLLGALLLPGHLLGLVPAAAAMFLTGRALFYAGYAGGAASRALGFALTFYPTVLLAVIAVGARILRLAA; translated from the coding sequence ATGGCTTCGGCCCTGCTGGCGGCGGTGGCCGTCTTCAGCCTGGCGGCCATCCTGGGAGGGGCCTCGTCCGGCTTCGGTTCATCGCTCGAATCCCGCCTGGAGGTGCTGGCCGCGTGCCTCCTGGCGCCGGCGGCCACCCTGCTCTTCTGCATTGCCCGGCTGGCGAAGCACCGCTTCTTCACGCCCGAGGACATCAACGGCAGCGCGCTGACCGAGGGAAGCATGCGGGCCAGGCTGCTCCAGGCGCTGCTGCAGAACACGCTGGAGCAATCGGCGCTCGCCCTGCCGGTCTATCTCCTGGGCGCGTTGCTGTTGCCGGGCCACCTGCTCGGCCTTGTACCGGCGGCCGCCGCGATGTTCCTGACCGGCCGCGCGCTGTTCTATGCCGGCTACGCGGGCGGGGCCGCATCAAGGGCCCTTGGCTTCGCCCTCACCTTCTACCCGACGGTTCTTCTCGCCGTGATCGCGGTCGGTGCCCGGATCCTTCGCCTGGCCGCCTGA
- a CDS encoding urease accessory protein UreE: MHDILPRATRVAAPGSFTADAEVRLDFDDRFRRRKRYETAGGIPFVLDLAEAQVLREGDGLILDDGRVILVRAAEEPLVEIRAHNAAEMIRLAWHLGNRHLPAELQEQRILIREDHVIEQMLRGLGAHIQKVRAPFNPEGGAYGEHNRSSHQHHHGHHHGHHHGHDHGHEHDHHHGDGNHHHHHGD, translated from the coding sequence ATGCACGACATCCTCCCCCGCGCCACGCGCGTGGCAGCCCCCGGCAGCTTCACCGCCGATGCCGAGGTGAGGCTCGACTTCGATGACCGCTTCCGGCGCCGCAAGCGTTACGAGACGGCCGGCGGCATCCCCTTCGTGCTGGACCTGGCCGAGGCGCAGGTGCTGCGCGAGGGCGACGGGCTGATCCTCGATGATGGCCGCGTCATCCTGGTCCGCGCCGCCGAGGAACCGTTGGTGGAGATCCGCGCGCATAACGCGGCGGAGATGATCCGCCTCGCCTGGCATCTCGGCAACCGGCATCTGCCCGCCGAATTGCAGGAACAGCGCATCCTGATCCGCGAAGATCACGTGATCGAGCAGATGCTGCGCGGCCTCGGCGCCCATATCCAGAAGGTGCGCGCGCCCTTCAACCCGGAGGGCGGCGCCTATGGCGAGCACAACCGCTCCTCCCACCAGCACCACCATGGGCACCACCATGGGCACCACCACGGCCACGACCACGGCCATGAGCACGACCACCATCATGGCGACGGGAACCATCACCATCACCACGGTGACTGA
- a CDS encoding aspartate-semialdehyde dehydrogenase has translation MRVGVIGATGAVGKELVAVLAKRHFPVTELRLFASTRSAGTKQSTPWGDVAIEAYSPDGARNLDLALLAVSGDFAKAHARALAAQGVAVVDNSSALRLEDDVPLVVPEVNEAAIGSHRLIANPNCTTAILVVALEPLRQAFGLKRVIVSTYQAASGAGAEGMAELERETRRVLVDGQPAQNEVFAHPLAFNVIPQIDSFQPNGYTREEMKVAWESRKIMGMPDLLISCTAVRIPTYRVHAEAVTIETERPVTPEAAREVLSRAKGVRVVDEPAAQRYPMPITATGQDDVEAGRIRANPVFGDRGLDFFLCGDQLLKGAALNAVQIAEKLRK, from the coding sequence ATGCGTGTGGGCGTGATCGGTGCCACGGGCGCGGTCGGCAAGGAACTGGTGGCGGTGCTCGCCAAGCGGCACTTCCCCGTGACGGAGCTTCGCCTCTTCGCCTCCACGCGTTCGGCCGGCACCAAGCAGAGCACGCCCTGGGGCGACGTCGCGATCGAGGCCTATAGCCCGGACGGCGCCCGCAACCTCGACCTCGCGCTGCTGGCCGTCTCGGGCGATTTCGCCAAGGCACATGCGCGCGCGCTGGCCGCGCAGGGCGTGGCCGTGGTGGACAATTCCTCCGCGCTGCGGCTGGAGGACGACGTGCCGCTGGTGGTGCCCGAGGTCAACGAGGCCGCCATCGGCAGCCATCGCCTGATCGCCAACCCGAACTGCACGACGGCCATCCTCGTCGTGGCCCTCGAGCCGCTGCGCCAGGCCTTCGGGCTGAAGCGCGTCATTGTCTCGACCTACCAGGCGGCCTCGGGCGCGGGCGCGGAAGGCATGGCCGAGCTGGAGCGTGAAACCCGCCGCGTCCTGGTGGATGGCCAGCCCGCGCAGAACGAGGTCTTCGCCCACCCGCTGGCCTTCAACGTCATCCCGCAGATCGACAGCTTCCAGCCCAATGGCTACACGCGCGAGGAGATGAAGGTGGCCTGGGAGAGCCGGAAGATCATGGGCATGCCCGATCTCCTGATCTCCTGCACCGCCGTCCGCATCCCGACCTATCGCGTGCATGCGGAAGCCGTGACGATCGAGACGGAACGCCCCGTGACGCCGGAAGCGGCGCGCGAGGTTCTCTCCCGCGCCAAGGGCGTGCGGGTGGTGGATGAGCCGGCCGCCCAGCGCTACCCCATGCCGATCACGGCCACCGGCCAGGACGACGTGGAAGCGGGCCGCATCCGCGCCAACCCGGTGTTTGGCGACCGCGGGCTCGACTTCTTCCTCTGCGGCGACCAGCTGCTGAAGGGTGCCGCGCTGAACGCGGTGCAGATCGCGGAGAAGCTGCGGAAGTAA
- a CDS encoding Lrp/AsnC family transcriptional regulator, with protein MAPRSNETTPASMAELDAIDLRILAELQSDGRITNVELASRVGLSAPPCLRRVRRLEEAGVLRGYHADVEPTALGFEVTFFAVVGLESQKQAVLDAFEAEVIGWPEVRECHMIRGGGDFLLRLVARDTAHENALTARLTGAQNVHKVQTLQTIRTAKNVVGVPF; from the coding sequence ATGGCACCCCGTAGCAACGAAACAACGCCCGCCAGCATGGCCGAACTCGATGCCATTGACCTGCGGATCCTGGCCGAACTCCAGTCCGACGGGCGGATCACCAATGTGGAGCTGGCGAGCCGGGTCGGCCTCTCCGCGCCGCCCTGCCTGCGCCGCGTGCGCCGGCTGGAGGAGGCGGGCGTGCTGCGCGGCTATCACGCCGATGTGGAGCCGACGGCCCTCGGATTCGAGGTCACCTTCTTCGCCGTCGTCGGGCTGGAGAGCCAGAAGCAGGCGGTGCTCGATGCCTTCGAGGCGGAGGTCATCGGCTGGCCGGAGGTGCGCGAATGCCACATGATCCGGGGCGGCGGCGATTTCCTGCTGCGACTCGTGGCACGGGACACGGCGCACGAGAACGCGCTGACCGCGCGGCTGACCGGCGCGCAGAACGTTCACAAGGTGCAGACGCTGCAGACCATCCGGACCGCGAAGAACGTGGTGGGCGTGCCCTTCTAG
- a CDS encoding TRAP transporter small permease — protein sequence MAHHQPRGAFRRATFLYSRFLDVLVVLTVVILIIPVTLQIFARFTELIPRYIWTEEAARFLLVWMIMIGAMIGVREGSHFIVDLFPSATGKFKAALDLVANVFMLIFGAVFLWYGIEFTEFAWFRISELAELPLWTIHIAWPIAGFSWLLFTGEHMWDSIQVLRGRG from the coding sequence ATGGCGCACCACCAGCCGCGCGGCGCCTTCCGCCGCGCCACCTTCCTCTACAGCCGCTTCCTCGATGTGCTGGTGGTGCTCACCGTCGTCATCCTCATCATCCCGGTGACGCTGCAGATCTTCGCGCGCTTCACCGAGTTGATCCCGCGCTACATCTGGACGGAGGAGGCGGCGCGCTTCCTCCTGGTCTGGATGATCATGATCGGCGCGATGATCGGCGTGCGGGAAGGGAGCCACTTCATCGTGGACCTCTTCCCCTCGGCCACCGGCAAGTTCAAGGCGGCGCTGGATCTCGTCGCCAATGTCTTCATGCTGATCTTCGGCGCCGTCTTCCTCTGGTACGGCATCGAGTTCACGGAGTTCGCCTGGTTCCGCATCAGCGAGCTGGCGGAGCTGCCGCTCTGGACCATCCACATCGCCTGGCCGATCGCCGGCTTCTCGTGGCTGCTCTTCACCGGCGAGCACATGTGGGACAGCATCCAGGTGCTGCGGGGGCGCGGCTGA
- a CDS encoding transposase, translating to MRPLLTDAEYALLAPMIPAGGRPCRDRRRMLDGIFHVVMTRCIWSEMPARFGKWDTAHRQLRRWMKAGVLDRWLFAATNPEFDSLRERLCRAWRRVARRASLHQLLVVKELGLRSALPCAPCFLPDLALSESIEKLVAKALEDLGSIPRGLLKACGGLLKLAGGDMRQWRTR from the coding sequence ATGCGGCCCCTCCTCACCGACGCCGAATACGCCCTCCTCGCCCCGATGATCCCCGCTGGGGGCCGGCCCTGCCGGGACCGGCGCCGGATGCTGGACGGCATTTTCCATGTGGTGATGACGCGCTGCATCTGGTCCGAGATGCCGGCCCGCTTCGGCAAGTGGGACACGGCGCACCGGCAGTTGCGGCGCTGGATGAAGGCGGGCGTGCTGGACCGCTGGCTCTTCGCCGCGACCAACCCCGAATTCGACAGCCTGAGGGAGCGGCTTTGCCGCGCCTGGCGCCGGGTGGCACGGCGGGCGAGCCTGCATCAGCTGCTGGTGGTGAAGGAGTTGGGCCTGCGCTCGGCCCTGCCTTGCGCGCCCTGCTTCCTGCCGGACCTGGCTTTGTCCGAAAGCATCGAAAAGCTGGTGGCGAAGGCGCTGGAGGATCTCGGCTCCATCCCGCGCGGCCTGCTCAAGGCCTGTGGCGGGCTGCTGAAACTGGCCGGCGGTGACATGCGGCAGTGGCGGACCCGATGA